From a single Nocardioides panacis genomic region:
- a CDS encoding magnesium chelatase subunit D family protein gives MRHFPFSAVVGADDLGLALTLSAVSPGVGGVLVRGEKGTAKSTMVRALASLLPDVPVVEGCRFSCDPAAPDPTCPDGVHGGGVTGVTRAARLVELPVGATEDRVIGSLHLGRALSDGVTEYDPGLLARAHRGLLYVDEVNLLHDHLVDLLLDAAAMGRSTVERDGVSVSHASRFVLVGTMNPEEGELRPQLLDRFGLSVDIAAPRDPETRVEVVRRRLAYDADPAAMAARYEDDERAVAERILKAQALLPDVLLDDEALLDIARVCAAFEVDGMRADIVTARTASAHAAWCGRTAVTREDVRVAARLAIPHRRRRSPFDEPGLEDRTIEDTLPPDQQEGPDDPEPPEGGPDGPPEGPPEGDAGAEGDAHPGPADAGPAPTSVAEAGEPYRARLLAARGTGTGEAGRRSRARTTSGRTVGATRLPAGPVHLPATLRAAAQHPGRIRPDDLRHALREGRESNLVLLCVDASGSMAAQRRMEQVKAAVLSLLLDAYQRRDKVGLITFRGGQAHLVLPPTGSVDLAARRLASLPAGGRTPLAEGLLEASRTIDRERLKDPRRRALLVVVTDGRATHGPDAVARAGQAADRLAADGVDGVVIDCETGRLRMGLAVRLAERLGTEHVPVGEVSADAITSHIKRKVA, from the coding sequence GTGCGACATTTCCCATTCAGCGCGGTCGTCGGTGCCGACGACCTCGGTCTCGCGCTCACCCTGAGCGCGGTCTCGCCCGGCGTGGGCGGCGTGCTCGTGCGCGGCGAGAAGGGCACGGCCAAGTCCACGATGGTGCGGGCCCTGGCCTCCCTGCTGCCGGACGTGCCGGTCGTGGAGGGCTGCCGGTTCTCCTGCGACCCGGCCGCGCCCGACCCCACCTGCCCGGACGGCGTGCACGGCGGTGGCGTCACCGGTGTCACCCGGGCCGCCCGGCTGGTCGAGCTCCCGGTGGGGGCGACCGAGGACCGGGTGATCGGCTCGCTGCACCTCGGCCGGGCGCTGAGCGACGGCGTGACGGAGTACGACCCGGGGCTGCTGGCCCGCGCACACCGCGGTCTGCTGTACGTCGACGAGGTCAACCTGCTGCACGACCACCTCGTCGACCTGCTGCTGGACGCCGCCGCGATGGGCCGCTCGACCGTGGAGCGGGACGGGGTCTCGGTGAGCCACGCGTCGCGCTTCGTGCTGGTCGGCACGATGAACCCGGAGGAGGGCGAGCTGCGCCCGCAGCTGCTCGACCGGTTCGGGCTCAGCGTGGACATCGCCGCACCCCGCGACCCGGAGACGCGCGTCGAGGTGGTGCGCCGCCGGCTGGCCTACGACGCCGACCCGGCCGCGATGGCGGCGCGCTACGAGGACGACGAGCGGGCGGTGGCCGAGCGGATCCTCAAGGCACAGGCCCTGCTGCCCGACGTGCTGCTCGACGACGAGGCCCTGCTCGACATCGCCCGCGTGTGCGCGGCGTTCGAGGTGGACGGGATGCGCGCCGACATCGTCACCGCCCGCACCGCCTCTGCCCACGCCGCCTGGTGCGGCCGCACGGCGGTCACCCGCGAGGACGTCCGGGTGGCCGCCCGGCTGGCGATCCCGCACCGGCGTCGCCGGTCCCCGTTCGACGAGCCGGGGCTGGAGGACCGGACCATCGAGGACACCCTGCCGCCCGACCAGCAGGAGGGCCCGGACGACCCGGAGCCGCCGGAGGGCGGACCCGACGGTCCACCGGAGGGGCCGCCCGAGGGCGACGCCGGCGCAGAGGGGGACGCGCACCCCGGGCCAGCGGACGCGGGTCCGGCGCCGACGTCGGTCGCCGAAGCGGGGGAGCCCTACCGGGCCCGGCTGCTGGCCGCGCGCGGCACCGGGACCGGGGAGGCCGGCCGCCGCTCCCGTGCCCGCACGACGAGCGGGCGGACGGTCGGCGCCACCCGTCTCCCCGCGGGGCCGGTGCACCTGCCCGCCACCCTGCGCGCGGCCGCCCAGCACCCCGGCCGGATCCGGCCCGACGACCTGCGGCACGCGCTGCGCGAGGGCCGCGAGTCCAACCTCGTCCTGCTCTGCGTCGACGCGTCCGGCTCGATGGCGGCGCAGCGCCGCATGGAGCAGGTCAAGGCCGCCGTGCTCTCGCTGCTGCTCGACGCCTACCAGCGGCGCGACAAGGTCGGGCTGATCACCTTCCGCGGCGGCCAGGCGCACCTGGTCCTGCCGCCGACCGGCTCGGTGGACCTGGCCGCGCGACGGTTGGCGTCGCTGCCCGCGGGCGGCCGCACGCCGCTGGCCGAGGGCCTCCTCGAGGCGTCCCGCACGATCGACCGCGAACGGCTCAAGGACCCGCGTCGCCGGGCCCTGCTGGTGGTGGTCACCGACGGGCGGGCGACGCACGGTCCGGACGCGGTGGCCCGGGCCGGGCAGGCAGCCGACCGGCTCGCCGCCGACGGGGTCGACGGCGTGGTGATCGACTGCGAGACCGGCCGGCTGCGGATGGGGCTCGCGGTCCGGCTCGCCGAGCGGCTGGGCACCGAGCACGTCCCGGTCGGCGAGGTCAGCGCCGACGCGATCACCAGCCACATCAAGCGAAAGGTGGCCTGA
- the cbiE gene encoding precorrin-6y C5,15-methyltransferase (decarboxylating) subunit CbiE codes for MTALATPRVTVVGLGADGWEGLAPGARELVLDAEVLLGGPRQLALVPATDAVREPWPSPLLPALPRLLATYDGRRVVVLASGDPLLSGIATNLVALLGSEHVEVHPGISSVSLARARMGWSAESTDVVTLVGREHDAVRRCFGPGRRLVVLSSDGATPWAVAAMLVHDGYGDSTLSVLSDLGSRSEARTDATASTWRHVESPALNVVCVELVASPDALVLPPLPGLPDEAYEHDGQLTKRDLRALALSRLAPNPGELLWDVGAGAGSVGIEWMRTDPRCRAVAVESSPERAARIGRNATRLGVPGLEVRNGSAPEALAGLPGPDAVFVGGGATVPGVLDTCWDRLRPGGRLVAHAVTLETEAVLASWCKRAGGELTRVSVEQAEPLGSFTGWRPARPVVQWAVAR; via the coding sequence ATGACTGCTCTGGCGACCCCGCGCGTGACCGTGGTCGGTCTCGGCGCCGACGGCTGGGAGGGGCTCGCCCCGGGCGCCCGGGAGCTGGTCCTGGACGCCGAGGTGCTGCTCGGCGGGCCCCGCCAGCTCGCGCTCGTCCCGGCCACCGACGCGGTCCGCGAGCCGTGGCCCTCGCCGCTGCTGCCGGCCCTGCCGCGGCTCCTCGCGACGTACGACGGGAGGCGGGTCGTCGTGCTCGCCTCGGGCGACCCGCTGCTGTCCGGGATCGCGACGAACCTCGTTGCCCTGCTGGGATCCGAGCACGTGGAGGTGCACCCGGGCATCTCGTCGGTGTCGCTGGCCCGGGCCCGGATGGGCTGGTCGGCGGAGTCCACCGACGTGGTCACGCTCGTGGGCCGCGAGCACGACGCGGTGCGGCGGTGCTTCGGACCCGGCCGGCGGCTGGTGGTGCTGTCCTCGGACGGCGCCACCCCCTGGGCGGTCGCCGCGATGCTGGTCCACGACGGCTACGGCGACAGCACCCTCAGCGTCCTGTCGGACCTCGGGTCCCGCTCCGAGGCGCGGACCGACGCGACGGCGTCCACGTGGCGGCACGTCGAGTCGCCGGCCCTCAACGTCGTCTGCGTCGAGCTGGTCGCCTCCCCCGACGCGCTCGTCCTGCCGCCGCTGCCCGGGCTGCCGGACGAGGCCTACGAGCACGACGGTCAGCTGACCAAGCGGGACCTGCGCGCGCTGGCCCTCTCCCGGCTGGCGCCGAACCCCGGCGAGCTGCTGTGGGACGTCGGCGCCGGAGCCGGCTCGGTCGGCATCGAGTGGATGCGCACCGACCCACGGTGCCGGGCGGTCGCCGTGGAGTCGTCGCCGGAGCGGGCCGCGCGGATCGGCCGCAACGCCACCCGGCTCGGGGTGCCGGGACTGGAGGTGCGCAACGGGTCCGCCCCGGAGGCGCTGGCCGGCCTGCCCGGCCCGGACGCGGTCTTCGTCGGCGGCGGGGCGACGGTCCCGGGCGTGCTGGACACCTGCTGGGACCGGCTGCGTCCGGGGGGCCGGCTGGTCGCGCACGCGGTCACCCTGGAGACCGAGGCGGTGCTGGCGTCCTGGTGCAAGCGGGCCGGCGGCGAGCTGACCCGGGTGTCGGTCGAGCAGGCCGAGCCGCTGGGCTCGTTCACCGGCTGGCGCCCCGCACGCCCGGTCGTGCAGTGGGCGGTGGCCCGGTGA
- a CDS encoding cobalt-precorrin-4/precorrin-4 C(11)-methyltransferase produces MTVHFVGAGPGAADLLTVRAVTLLREAQVCVFAGTYVDDAVLAMCGPGTRRVDTQHLDLDAITTALLEAHAAGLDVVRLCSGDPSLYSALTEQTRRLDTAGVPWDVTPGVPAYAAAAAALGVELTVPELVQTVVLTRTQARSTSMPEAESLGSTAAIGGSLVLHLGITRIRALAAELADAYGPDCPVAVVAFASQPREVVVRGRLDDIADRVEPLGLRHTAVIIVSRALTARSDAACVAESHLYDAARDRPGVTAPSDVSRPGRPG; encoded by the coding sequence GTGACGGTGCACTTCGTCGGGGCCGGCCCGGGTGCCGCCGACCTGCTGACCGTCCGCGCCGTCACGCTGCTGCGCGAGGCGCAGGTGTGCGTGTTCGCGGGCACCTACGTCGACGACGCGGTGCTCGCGATGTGCGGCCCGGGCACGCGTCGGGTCGACACCCAGCACCTCGACCTGGACGCGATCACCACCGCCCTCCTCGAGGCGCACGCGGCGGGCCTCGACGTCGTACGCCTGTGCTCGGGGGACCCCTCGCTGTACTCCGCGCTCACCGAGCAGACCCGGCGCCTCGACACCGCGGGCGTGCCCTGGGACGTGACCCCGGGCGTGCCCGCCTACGCCGCGGCGGCCGCGGCCCTCGGGGTCGAGCTCACCGTCCCGGAGCTGGTCCAGACCGTGGTGCTCACCCGCACGCAGGCCCGGTCCACGTCCATGCCGGAGGCCGAGTCGCTTGGGTCGACGGCCGCGATCGGGGGCTCCCTGGTCCTGCACCTCGGCATCACCCGGATCCGCGCCCTGGCCGCGGAGCTCGCCGACGCCTACGGCCCGGACTGCCCGGTGGCCGTCGTGGCGTTCGCGTCGCAGCCGCGGGAGGTGGTGGTCCGCGGCCGGCTCGACGACATCGCCGACCGGGTGGAGCCGCTGGGCCTGCGGCACACGGCGGTGATCATCGTCAGCCGGGCGCTGACCGCCCGCTCGGACGCCGCCTGCGTCGCCGAGTCGCACCTGTACGACGCGGCCCGGGACCGTCCCGGCGTCACCGCACCGAGCGACGTGTCCAGACCCGGCCGCCCGGGCTGA
- a CDS encoding precorrin-2 C(20)-methyltransferase yields MSGRLYGVGLGPGDPELITLKAARLIRDAHVVAYHAGRHGSSIARGIAADLIPAGVVEEQLVYPVTTGTAEHPGGYAGAMADFYEESAARLAAHLEAGRDVVLLAEGDPLFYGSYMYMHDRLAGRFETEVVPGVTSVAAASAAVSSPLVRQTDVLTILPGTLPEPELARRLADTQGAVIMKLGRTFPAVRRALEAAGRLGDASYVERASTGRQVVLPVAEVDPTTVPYFSIIVVAGDTAGDAARYEEPRPAATGLAVPGELLVVGLGPAGDDWLTPEVAAALAEVDHVVGYAPYVNRVPQRPGLHRHSSGNSVEVDRAAFALGLARSGERVAVVSGGDAGVFGMASAVFEAAEDERYAGVPVRVLPGMTAVQAVAARAGAPLGGDFAVLSLSDRLKPWPVIERRLAAVAEADLVLAVYNPASRSRTTQVAEMQRILLQHRDPGTVVVVGRDVGRAGETLEVSTLGDLDPATIDMRCLLIVGSSGTTVSPGGRVWTRRSVR; encoded by the coding sequence GTGAGCGGCCGGCTGTACGGCGTCGGGCTCGGCCCCGGCGACCCCGAGCTGATCACCCTCAAGGCGGCCCGGCTGATCCGTGACGCCCACGTGGTCGCCTACCACGCCGGTCGGCACGGCAGCTCGATCGCGCGGGGGATCGCCGCCGACCTGATCCCCGCAGGCGTGGTCGAGGAGCAGCTCGTCTACCCGGTGACCACCGGGACCGCGGAGCACCCGGGCGGCTACGCCGGCGCGATGGCGGACTTCTACGAGGAGTCCGCCGCCCGGCTCGCCGCGCACCTCGAGGCCGGCCGGGACGTGGTGCTGCTCGCGGAGGGCGACCCGCTGTTCTACGGGTCCTACATGTACATGCACGACCGGCTCGCCGGCCGCTTCGAGACCGAGGTGGTGCCCGGCGTGACCTCGGTGGCGGCTGCCTCGGCGGCGGTGTCCAGCCCGCTGGTGCGGCAGACCGACGTCCTGACGATCCTGCCCGGGACGCTGCCCGAGCCGGAGCTCGCCCGCCGGCTCGCCGACACCCAGGGCGCGGTGATCATGAAGCTCGGCCGCACCTTCCCCGCGGTCCGCCGGGCCCTCGAGGCCGCGGGCCGGCTCGGCGACGCGTCGTACGTCGAGCGGGCGTCCACCGGCCGGCAGGTCGTGCTGCCGGTCGCGGAGGTGGATCCCACGACGGTGCCGTACTTCTCGATCATCGTCGTCGCCGGGGACACCGCCGGCGACGCCGCCCGCTACGAGGAGCCACGGCCCGCCGCGACCGGCCTGGCGGTGCCGGGGGAGCTGCTCGTGGTCGGCCTCGGCCCGGCCGGCGACGACTGGCTCACCCCCGAGGTGGCCGCGGCCCTGGCCGAGGTCGACCACGTGGTCGGCTACGCGCCCTACGTGAACCGGGTGCCCCAGCGGCCGGGCCTGCACCGGCACTCGAGCGGCAACAGCGTCGAGGTCGACCGGGCCGCGTTCGCCCTCGGGCTGGCCCGGTCCGGGGAGCGGGTCGCGGTGGTGTCCGGCGGTGACGCCGGCGTGTTCGGGATGGCGTCGGCGGTCTTCGAGGCGGCCGAGGACGAGCGGTACGCCGGGGTGCCCGTCCGGGTGCTGCCCGGGATGACCGCCGTGCAGGCCGTCGCCGCGCGGGCCGGCGCGCCGCTCGGCGGGGACTTCGCGGTGCTGAGCCTGTCCGACCGGCTCAAGCCGTGGCCGGTGATCGAGCGCCGGCTGGCGGCGGTGGCGGAGGCCGACCTGGTCCTCGCCGTCTACAACCCGGCGTCCCGCTCCCGGACCACGCAGGTCGCCGAGATGCAGAGGATCCTGTTGCAGCACAGGGATCCCGGGACGGTCGTGGTGGTGGGACGCGACGTGGGTCGCGCGGGCGAGACCCTCGAGGTGAGCACGCTGGGCGACCTCGACCCCGCCACCATCGACATGCGCTGCCTGCTGATCGTCGGCTCCAGCGGTACGACGGTCAGCCCGGGCGGCCGGGTCTGGACACGTCGCTCGGTGCGGTGA
- a CDS encoding precorrin-8X methylmutase, with product MTVQPPPRTYGYERDGAAIYRASFATIREETDLSGVPADAEKVAVRMVHASGQTDLTRDLRIHPELVQAARAALQAGAPILCDAHMVASGVTRARLPRDNDVVCLLRDPRVPDLARAWGTTRSAAAVSLWEDRLAGAVVAIGNAPTALFHLLEMIDAGGPRPAAVIGVPVGFIGAAESKAALAAHPGQVPYLVVHGRRGGSAMAASALNALARDAE from the coding sequence ATGACCGTCCAGCCGCCCCCGCGCACCTACGGCTACGAGCGGGACGGGGCCGCGATCTACCGCGCGTCGTTCGCGACGATCCGCGAGGAGACCGACCTCTCCGGGGTCCCCGCGGACGCCGAGAAGGTCGCGGTCCGGATGGTGCACGCCAGCGGGCAGACCGACCTCACCCGCGACCTGCGGATCCACCCGGAGCTGGTGCAGGCCGCGCGGGCGGCGCTGCAGGCCGGGGCGCCGATCCTCTGCGACGCCCACATGGTCGCCTCGGGCGTCACCCGGGCCCGGCTGCCGCGGGACAACGACGTGGTCTGCCTGCTGCGGGACCCGCGGGTGCCCGACCTCGCCCGCGCCTGGGGCACCACCCGGTCCGCAGCCGCGGTGTCGCTGTGGGAGGACCGCCTGGCCGGCGCGGTGGTGGCGATCGGCAACGCCCCGACCGCGCTGTTCCACCTGCTGGAGATGATCGACGCCGGCGGCCCACGGCCCGCGGCGGTGATCGGCGTGCCGGTGGGCTTCATCGGGGCGGCCGAGTCCAAGGCGGCGCTCGCCGCCCACCCCGGCCAGGTGCCCTACCTCGTGGTGCACGGCCGGCGCGGCGGCTCCGCGATGGCCGCCTCGGCGCTGAACGCGCTCGCCCGGGACGCGGAGTGA
- the cobN gene encoding cobaltochelatase subunit CobN has translation MPRIALLSTSDTDLLSARASGADFLLANPGRSSHAEMAGLEHCDLVVARILGRPEDLCSGFERIRDAGVPMVVVGGEREPSAELMERSTVPVGTAVQVHRYLAEGGPANLAQLHAFVSDTVLLTGDAFEPPVALPSWGVLPRASTATGPRVGILFYKAHFASGNDAFVHTLADAVDAAGGVGVPVYCSSLRGAPAELLAELGTLDALVVTVLAAGGTKPATSSAGGDDEAWDVEALSALDIPVLQGLCLTWDRATWAASDDGVSPLDAATQVAVPEFDGRIITTAFSFKETDEEGLPRYVADPERCRRVAGIAVAHARLRHTPPAERRIALVLSAYPTKHSRVGNAVGLDTPVSAVRLLRAMAARGYDLGEGLPGLDRKDDAEAGNALIHALIDAGGQDEDWLTAEQLSGSPVRIPAATYRRWFAELPAGLREGMTRHWGEAPGSLYVDGDDLVLATLQAGNLVVLIQPPRGFGENPVAIYHDPDLPPSHHYVAAYRWLENEFGADAVVHLGKHGSLEWLPGKTLALSDGCASDAALGNLPLVYPFLVNDPGEGAQAKRRAHATIVDHLVPPMARAEAYGDIARLEQLMDEHANIAAMDPAKLPAIRAQIWTLIQAARLDHDLGLGDAAARPSDSAFDDFLLHVDGWLCEIKDAQIRDGLHVLGDPPVGEARVNLVLAILRANQVWGGQANALPGLRSALGLKDSTTGSGQASTAEVDAAEALARALVLAMEAGGWDAAAAPSVVAEALGHDEVVTAVLEFAAIQVVPRLARTTDELTAVLHALDGGYVPAGPSGSPLRGLVNVLPTGRNFYTVDPKAVPSRLAYDTGLAMAASLVDRYVTDTGGYPRSVGLSVWGTSAMRTSGDDIAEVLALIGVRPLWQEESRRVGSLEVVPLAELGRPRIDVTVRISGFFRDAFPHVVAMLDDAFTMVAELDEPDEDNYVRAHTRADLAEHGDRRRATTRIFGSKPGAYGAGLLPLIESGSWRTDEDLAEVYTAWGGFAYGRGLDGVAAGDDMRANYRRINVAAKNTDTREHDIADSDDYFQYHGGMVATVRSLTGTAPAAYIGDSTSPDAVRTRSLTEETARVFRSRVVNPRWMSAMRRHGYKGAFEMAATVDYLFGYDATAAVVPDWMYESLAQSYVLDPENQAFLREANPWALHSMVDRLSEAAERGLWAEPDPDTMDAMRQAYLDVEGDLEDRR, from the coding sequence GTGCCCCGCATCGCCCTGCTGTCCACCTCGGACACCGACCTGCTGTCCGCCCGCGCGTCCGGTGCCGACTTCCTGCTCGCCAACCCGGGCCGCTCGTCCCACGCCGAGATGGCCGGGCTGGAGCACTGCGACCTCGTCGTCGCCCGCATCCTGGGACGCCCCGAGGACCTGTGCAGCGGGTTCGAGCGGATCCGCGACGCCGGCGTGCCGATGGTCGTGGTGGGCGGCGAGCGCGAGCCGAGCGCCGAGCTGATGGAGCGGTCGACGGTGCCGGTCGGCACCGCCGTGCAGGTGCACCGCTACCTCGCCGAGGGCGGGCCGGCCAACCTGGCGCAGCTGCACGCGTTCGTCTCGGACACCGTGCTGCTCACCGGTGACGCGTTCGAGCCGCCGGTGGCGCTGCCGTCCTGGGGGGTGCTGCCCCGCGCGTCGACGGCGACCGGTCCGCGGGTCGGGATCCTGTTCTACAAGGCGCACTTCGCCTCCGGCAACGACGCGTTCGTGCACACCCTCGCCGACGCGGTCGACGCCGCCGGTGGCGTCGGGGTGCCGGTCTACTGCTCCTCGCTGCGCGGGGCGCCGGCGGAGCTGCTGGCCGAGCTGGGCACGCTCGACGCGCTGGTCGTCACCGTGCTCGCCGCCGGCGGGACCAAGCCGGCGACCTCCAGCGCCGGCGGGGACGACGAGGCCTGGGACGTCGAGGCCCTCTCCGCCCTCGACATCCCTGTGCTGCAAGGGCTCTGCCTCACCTGGGACCGTGCGACGTGGGCGGCGTCCGACGACGGCGTCTCCCCGCTGGACGCGGCGACCCAGGTGGCCGTCCCCGAGTTCGACGGCCGGATCATCACGACGGCGTTCTCGTTCAAGGAGACCGACGAGGAGGGCCTGCCGCGCTACGTCGCCGACCCGGAGCGCTGCCGTCGGGTGGCGGGCATCGCGGTGGCGCACGCCCGGCTGCGGCACACTCCCCCGGCGGAGCGGCGGATCGCGCTCGTGCTGTCGGCCTACCCCACCAAGCACAGCCGGGTCGGCAACGCCGTCGGCCTGGACACCCCGGTGTCGGCGGTGCGCCTGCTCCGGGCGATGGCGGCGCGGGGCTACGACCTGGGCGAGGGCCTGCCCGGTCTGGACCGCAAGGACGACGCCGAGGCCGGCAACGCCCTGATCCACGCGCTCATCGACGCGGGCGGTCAGGACGAGGACTGGCTCACCGCCGAGCAGCTGTCCGGCAGCCCGGTGCGGATCCCGGCAGCGACGTACCGGAGGTGGTTCGCCGAGCTGCCGGCCGGGCTGCGCGAGGGCATGACCCGGCACTGGGGCGAGGCACCCGGCTCGTTGTACGTCGACGGGGACGACCTCGTGCTGGCCACCCTGCAGGCCGGCAACCTGGTGGTGCTGATCCAGCCGCCCCGCGGCTTCGGGGAGAACCCGGTCGCGATCTACCACGACCCGGACCTGCCGCCCAGCCACCACTACGTCGCGGCCTACCGGTGGCTGGAGAACGAGTTCGGCGCCGACGCGGTCGTGCACCTGGGCAAGCACGGCTCGCTGGAGTGGCTGCCCGGCAAGACCCTCGCCCTGTCGGACGGCTGCGCGAGCGACGCCGCGCTCGGGAACCTGCCGCTGGTCTACCCGTTCCTGGTCAACGACCCGGGTGAGGGCGCCCAGGCCAAGCGCCGCGCGCACGCCACGATCGTGGACCACCTGGTCCCACCGATGGCCCGGGCCGAGGCCTACGGCGACATCGCCCGGCTCGAGCAGCTGATGGACGAGCACGCCAACATCGCGGCGATGGACCCCGCCAAGCTGCCGGCGATCCGCGCGCAGATCTGGACGCTGATCCAGGCGGCCCGGCTCGACCACGACCTCGGGCTTGGTGATGCAGCCGCACGACCCAGCGACTCAGCGTTCGACGACTTCCTGCTGCACGTCGACGGCTGGCTGTGCGAGATCAAGGACGCCCAGATCCGGGACGGACTGCACGTCCTCGGGGACCCGCCGGTGGGCGAGGCACGGGTCAACCTGGTGCTCGCGATCCTGCGGGCCAACCAGGTCTGGGGCGGTCAGGCCAACGCCCTGCCGGGGCTCCGGTCGGCGCTGGGCCTGAAGGACTCCACCACGGGCTCGGGACAGGCGAGCACCGCGGAGGTGGACGCCGCCGAGGCGCTGGCCCGGGCGCTCGTGCTCGCCATGGAGGCCGGGGGCTGGGACGCCGCGGCCGCCCCGTCCGTCGTCGCCGAGGCCCTCGGGCACGACGAGGTCGTCACGGCGGTGCTCGAGTTCGCCGCCATCCAGGTCGTCCCCCGGCTGGCGCGCACCACCGACGAGCTCACCGCGGTGCTGCACGCCCTCGACGGCGGCTACGTCCCGGCGGGTCCGTCCGGGTCGCCGCTGCGTGGGCTGGTCAACGTGCTGCCGACCGGCCGGAACTTCTACACCGTCGACCCCAAGGCGGTGCCGTCGCGGCTGGCCTACGACACCGGCCTGGCGATGGCAGCCTCGCTCGTGGACCGCTACGTGACCGACACCGGCGGCTACCCCCGGTCGGTCGGCCTGTCGGTGTGGGGCACCTCGGCGATGCGCACGTCGGGCGACGACATCGCCGAGGTGCTGGCGCTGATCGGCGTCCGGCCGCTGTGGCAGGAGGAGTCCCGCCGCGTCGGGAGCCTCGAGGTCGTCCCGCTGGCCGAGCTCGGCCGCCCGCGGATCGACGTGACGGTGCGGATCTCGGGGTTCTTCCGGGACGCGTTCCCGCACGTCGTCGCGATGCTCGACGACGCGTTCACGATGGTCGCGGAGCTCGACGAGCCCGACGAGGACAACTACGTGCGCGCCCACACCCGGGCCGACCTGGCCGAGCACGGCGACCGGCGCCGCGCGACCACCCGGATCTTCGGCTCCAAGCCCGGGGCGTACGGCGCCGGCCTGCTGCCGCTGATCGAGTCCGGCAGCTGGCGCACGGACGAGGACCTGGCGGAGGTCTACACCGCCTGGGGCGGCTTCGCCTACGGCCGCGGCCTCGACGGCGTGGCCGCCGGTGACGACATGCGCGCGAACTACCGGCGGATCAACGTCGCGGCCAAGAACACCGACACCCGCGAGCACGACATCGCCGACTCCGACGACTACTTCCAGTACCACGGCGGCATGGTCGCGACGGTCCGCTCGCTGACCGGGACGGCTCCCGCGGCGTACATCGGCGACTCGACCTCGCCGGACGCCGTCCGCACCCGCTCGCTGACCGAGGAGACCGCCCGGGTCTTCCGGTCCCGGGTGGTGAACCCGCGGTGGATGTCCGCGATGCGGCGGCACGGCTACAAGGGCGCCTTCGAGATGGCCGCGACCGTCGACTACCTCTTCGGGTACGACGCCACCGCGGCGGTCGTGCCGGACTGGATGTACGAGTCGCTGGCGCAGAGCTACGTCCTCGACCCGGAGAACCAGGCGTTCCTGCGCGAGGCCAACCCGTGGGCGCTGCACAGCATGGTGGATCGGCTGTCCGAGGCGGCCGAGCGCGGGCTGTGGGCCGAGCCGGACCCGGACACCATGGACGCCATGCGGCAGGCCTACCTCGACGTCGAGGGAGACCTCGAGGACCGCCGGTGA
- the cobF gene encoding precorrin-6A synthase (deacetylating): MRRLRVIGIGPGGPDQLTVEAVAALNEVDVFVVPVKDRGVDDLVAVREEICRRHVTGAHRIVEVPDPPRDRSPADYEATVSAWHEARAVAVETVLAGLGADQVAGLLVWGDPSLYDSHLRIVERILARGVLSFPYDVVPGVSSVQLLAARHRIVLHRVGEPVTITTGRRLLGTVEGGADNLVVMLDGDLTCRRLSGDWEVWWGANLGTAAEVLVHGPLRDVLPRIEELRARAKAERGWVMDTYLLRRCPSG, encoded by the coding sequence GTGAGACGGCTGCGGGTGATCGGGATCGGTCCCGGCGGCCCCGACCAGCTGACCGTCGAGGCGGTCGCCGCGCTCAACGAGGTCGACGTCTTCGTGGTCCCCGTGAAGGACCGCGGGGTCGACGACCTGGTCGCGGTGCGCGAGGAGATCTGCCGCCGGCACGTCACCGGCGCGCACCGGATCGTGGAGGTCCCCGACCCGCCCCGGGACCGGTCCCCCGCCGACTACGAGGCGACGGTCTCCGCCTGGCACGAGGCGCGCGCGGTCGCCGTCGAGACGGTGCTCGCCGGCCTCGGCGCGGACCAGGTCGCCGGCCTGCTGGTCTGGGGCGACCCGTCGCTCTACGACAGCCACCTGCGGATCGTCGAACGGATCCTGGCGCGCGGCGTGCTGAGCTTCCCCTACGACGTGGTCCCGGGAGTGAGCTCCGTGCAGCTGCTGGCAGCCCGGCACCGGATCGTCCTGCACCGGGTCGGGGAGCCGGTCACGATCACCACCGGCCGGCGCCTGCTCGGCACCGTCGAGGGCGGCGCCGACAACCTGGTGGTGATGCTCGACGGCGACCTCACCTGCCGGCGGCTGTCCGGCGACTGGGAGGTCTGGTGGGGCGCCAACCTCGGTACGGCGGCCGAGGTGCTCGTCCACGGGCCGCTGCGCGACGTGCTGCCCCGGATCGAGGAGCTGCGCGCGCGGGCGAAGGCCGAGCGCGGCTGGGTGATGGACACCTACCTGCTGCGGCGCTGCCCCTCGGGCTGA